The nucleotide sequence TGGACCCGACCGACGGCGCCGTCCGCCGCGCGGTGCTGGAGGAGCTGCTGGGCGCGTTCGGCCCCGGCAGCGAGATCCGTCCGCCGTTCCACTGCGACTACGGGCGGCACACCACGGTGGGCGCCCGCACCTTCGCCAACTTCGGCCTGGTCTGCCTGGACGTCGCCCCGATCACCATCGGCGACGACGTGCAGCTGGGGCCCAACGTCCAGCTGCTCACCGCCACCCACCCCCTGGAGCCCGGCCCGCGGCGGGACAAGTGGGAGTCGGCCGAGCCCATCGTGATCGAGGACAACGTCTGGCTCGGCGGCGGCGTCATCGTCTGCCCCGGCGTCCGGATCGGCGCGAACACGGTGGTCGGCGCGGGCTCGGTGGTCACCCGCGACCTGCCGCGGGACGTCGTCGCGGTCGGCAGCCCGGCGCGGGTCGTCAGACCGCTGCCGTGAACGGCATCGTCAGGCCACTGCCGTGACCAGCATCGTCCGGCCGCTGCCGTGAGGGCCGGCCCCGCGGCCGAGGCGGGCGACCGGCCGGTGCGGCGGCACGACCCCGACCGGCGGCAGCGGATCGTCGAGGCCACCGTGGACGTGATCGCCGAGCACGGCGTCGCCGGCACCACCCACCGGCTGATCGCCGCGGCCGCCGACGTCCCGCTGGGCTCGCTCACCTACCACTTCACCGGCCTGGACGACCTGCGCGCGCAGGCCTTCGCGCTGCACGCCGAGCGGATGGCGGTGAAGTACGAGGCGCACTTCGCGCAGGTCAGCAGCATCGAGGACGTCGTC is from Modestobacter marinus and encodes:
- a CDS encoding sugar O-acetyltransferase translates to MTSDTHSMYERMTAGDPYIADDPEIAAASTRAQALSHRYNTMDPTDGAVRRAVLEELLGAFGPGSEIRPPFHCDYGRHTTVGARTFANFGLVCLDVAPITIGDDVQLGPNVQLLTATHPLEPGPRRDKWESAEPIVIEDNVWLGGGVIVCPGVRIGANTVVGAGSVVTRDLPRDVVAVGSPARVVRPLP